A single region of the Nicotiana sylvestris chromosome 6, ASM39365v2, whole genome shotgun sequence genome encodes:
- the LOC104214843 gene encoding xyloglucan endotransglucosylase protein 1-like, translating into MASKVSTAMLLLSVLMSIQLLAASAGNFYRDAVITWGEGRGKIQEGGRGLALTLDKLSGSGFQSKNEYLFGRFDMQLKLVPGNSAGTVTTFFLSSQGEGHDEIDFEFLGNVSGQPYTIHTNVYTQGKGNKEQQFHLWFDPTAAFHTYTIVWNPHRIVFLVDNSPIRVYNNHESIGIPFPKSQAMRVYCSLWNADEWATQGGRVKTDWTLAPFTAYYRNINIDGCAVLSGTSSCKSSNSANNAKPWQTHELDGKGRNRLRWVQSRHMVYNYCADSKRFPQGFSAECKSSRF; encoded by the exons ATGGCTTCTAAAGTTTCAACAGCAATGCTTCTGCTTAGCGTACTAATGAGCATCCAACTATTAGCAGCCTCAGCGGGTAACTTCTACAGAGACGCTGTGATTACTTGGGGCGAAGGACGTGGTAAAATACAAGAAGGCGGCAGAGGCCTCGCCCTCACTCTTGATAAACTTTCAGGCTCTGGTTTTCAGTCCAAGAATGAGTATTTATTCGGAAGATTTGATATGCAACTCAAGCTTGTCCCTGGAAATTCCGCTGGCACAGTCACCACTTTCTTT TTATCTTCACAAGGAGAAGGACATGATGAGATTGATTTTGAGTTCTTGGGCAATGTTTCTGGCCAGCCCTACACTATCCATACCAATGTTTATACACAAGGaaaaggaaacaaagaacaaCAATTCCACCTTTGGTTCGATCCAACTGCTGCATTTCACACTTACACCATTGTCTGGAACCCTCATCGCATAGT GTTTTTAGTGGACAACAGCCCCATTAGAGTATACAACAACCATGAAAGCATAGGCATTCCATTCCCAAAGAGCCAAGCAATGAGAGTATACTGCAGCTTATGGAATGCAGATGAGTGGGCAACACAAGGAGGCAGAGTCAAAACAGATTGGACACTTGCTCCTTTCACTGCTTACTACAGAAACATCAATATCGATGGTTGTGCAGTGTTATCCGGTACCTCGTCATGTAAATCCAGCAATTCAGCAAACAATGCTAAGCCATGGCAAACTCATGAACTTGATGGAAAGGGAAGGAATAGACTAAGATGGGTGCAAAGCAGACACATGGTTTATAATTATTGTGCTGATTCTAAGAGGTTTCCTCAAGGTTTTTCAGCTGAGTGCAAGAGTTCAAGATTTTAG